The genome window GAATATTTTTTTGATGCGTTATTGCTTGGATGCATTCATATAAATCCAACCATTTATTTTCAAATCCTCAAATTTCCCAAAAACATCACTTGCATTTTAATTCAAACGCAGTAATCTGTATCAGATTGGGATATCACGCGGATATAACTTGGGGAATACGGCATGAAAGCGACTGCGGAAGAAGTAAAAACGTTGCTCAGCGGCGGAAATCAGGAAAACACCGGTGAGCCTGCCGGTTTAAAATTCGGCACTTTTGGCGGTGTTTTTTCACCAACGGTGCTCACGATTTTGGGCGTGATCATGTATTTGCGCCTCGGCTGGGTGGTTGGCAACGCCGGGCTGCTCGGCGCGATAGCCATCATTTTGCTGGCAAAATCGATCACCATTTGCACCGGTTTGTCGATGGCGTCAATCACTACCAACATCAAAATCGGCGCGGGCGGCGCGTATTCAATCATCGCCAAATCGCTGGGACTGGAAACCGGCGGCAGTGTCGGCATCCCGTTTTATGTGTCGCAAACGTTATCCACAGCGCTGTATATTATTGGTTTTACTGAAGGTTGGCTCGGTTTTTTTCCGGATCACCCGCCGCTGCTGGTCGGTTTGGCAACCTGGTTAATTTTGATGATTCTGGCGGGTGTCAGCACCACTTTCGCGATTCGTATTCAATATATAATCATGCTGTTGATTGCCCTTTCCATCGCCAGTTTTTTGATGATGGACAGCCAGCCCATCGCCCAGCCGCAGCTCATCGGCAAATTTGAAGACGCAGGATTCTGGCAGGTTTTCGCTATTTTCTTCCCCGCGGTTACCGGCATTATGGCCGGCGCAAACATGTCCGGCGATCTCAAAGATCCCCGAAAATCGATACCATCCGGCACGCTTTCCGCCATCGGTTTAACGCTGATAATTTATGTAGCGCTCGCGTATGTTTTGGGCGCATACATCGCTCCGGAAGATTTGCGCGGCAACCAAATGATTATGGCAGACACCGCATTTTACCGCCCCATCGTGTTGATCGGCATTTTGGCGGCAACATTTTCATCCGCGTTGGGCAGCATAATGGGCGCACCGCGCATTTTGCAGGCGCTGGCAGAACACAAAATTGTGCCGCTGCACGATCTGTTTTCCAAAAAAACAGCCGGCGGAGAGCCGCGCAACGCAGCGTTATTTACCGGCGCAGTGGTTGTTTTGGCGCTCATCCCCGGTAATCTGGATATTTTGGCAACGCTGATCACCATGTTTTTCCTGATCACCTACGGCATGCTGAATCTTGTTGTGTTCATCCAGCAAAGCATGAAAATTATCAGCTTCCGCCCGACCATTCGCATCCCCCAATTTGTATCGCTTTTTGGTGCGGTCGGCTGCATTTTTATGATGTTTTTGATCAACGCGGTGTTCAGCACTGTTGCGATTATCATCATCATTTTGTTGTATTTTTGGCTGACGCGAAAGGAACTGCATTCGGAATTTGGCGATATTCGCGGCGGTATGTTTTTGGCGCTGGCAGAGCGTGCTTCGCGGGTGGCAGCCAAATATCCACGCCACCAGATTTCCTGGAAACCGGATTTGCTGCTGCCGATCGACGATCCCAAAGTGTGGTCCGGCTCGCTGATGTTCATCCGCGATATCACCCATCCATCCGGCAGTATTTTTGCATTTACAGTCAGCCCAAATGGTCGCGAAGCACAGTTGCAGGAGATAAAAAATCTGCTGTTCCCGCTCAAAAGCCAGGACATTTTTGTGAACGCGGCGGTCATCGAAAATGAAAATTTTGTTCGCGGCGCAAAATCGGTGATTCAAACACTGCACGGCGGCGCATTTCGCCCAAATATTTTATTCCTCACACTCGGCAACGAAACTTCCCGGGATGACGATGCCCGCCAACTGATCGCCGAAGCATCGCGCGATGAATTGGGCATTTTGATGCTCCGGCAACACCCGCGTGTGGCATTCGGCATGCACAAAAATATCAACCTCTGGCTGCGGGAAAAGAGCACCAATTGGCATTTGGCAATTTTGATAAGTCTATATTTACAAACAAATTGGGGTGGAAAACTGAACCTGGTTACCACCGCAGAATCGGAAGCGGACAAACAGCGAATGTATGACTTTTTGGAACATTTGAGCGATATGGCGCGGCTGCCATCGCTGACGGAATATGTGGTGCTGCAGGGTAATTTCCGCGAAGCCATTGCCCTCGCCCCGCGTGCGGATGTGAACATTTTTGGCATCGGCGATGAACCGTCGTTCGATTTTATGCGTAACACTTCCGAATGGACCAATTCGTCCTGTTTATTTGTGAAAGATTCCGGGCAGGAGAGTGCACTGGTTTAAAGATCACGGAATAATTGATGAACATAAATGACGCATACAACCGCTGGTCGGACAATTATGACCAAATGGAAAACCGCACCCGAGATCTCGATTTTCAGGCGATGCAGGATATTGTTGAACGATTGCCATTCAAGACGGCAGTGGAAATCGGTTGCGGCACCGGAAAAAACACGGCGTTGCTGGCAAAAAAAGCGTCAACTGTAATCGCGATGGATTTTTCGGAGGGCATGCTGGCAAAAGCGCGCCAAAAAGTGCCTGCGCCGAATATCGAATTTGTTCAGGCGGATATCGCCAAAACGTGGCCGGTTGCCGACGATTTCGCGGATTTCATCACCTGCAACCTCGTTCTGGAGCACATCGAAAATCTGGATTTCGTGTTCAGCGAAGCGCAGCGTACGCTGCGCAACAACGGACGATTTTTCGTATCCGAACTACATCCGTTCAAACAATACATCGGCGGGAAAGCCAACTTCAACAATGGCGAAAAAGACATCGTACTCACCTGTTTCACCCACCACATTTCCGAATTCTGGCAGGCTGCGCTGCACAATAATTTGCGTTGCATCGAGCTCACCGAACGGTTTATCGCGGATGATAAAACAGACGTTCCGAGACTGGTTAACTTATTGTTTTTAAAAAAGTAATACAAGCTTTTAAAATTGATACTTTTCAGAGAAAATGGCACCGTGAATCGAGCTAGATACTTGATTAAGATAAAAGTAACTATTAAATATGGTTACTTGTAATCGTTATGACAATTACTCAATGTCTAATAAAGACTGGAAAAAAAATTAAATGAATGAAGATATTTTAAAAGGACTATTAGCTCTCACCGTAGAGAGTAAAGACCATGCAGAAATTCCTTTACAGAAAATTATTGCTATGCAAGATATATATTTAAAAAATAATCCCACGCTTTACACTCAAAAACAAATAAAACAACTCGATTACTATCTTAAAGCAGTGGCATATAAATTTCAATTAACTACCATTAGCTTAGAACAATTATGGTCTCTCAGCTATATGAAACGCCGTGAGCTGGATTATGCTCTTAAAAACAGCCTAGATCGTCTCGATGTTTTTGATAATGAATTGATAATGGTTTCTTTTGTTTTGGAAGGCTTTTTATTCCAATCACGCTCTTTGATAGATTTTTTAATGCTTTATATTTGTTTTTTTCTCAAAACTGGTCATCAAGGAAGTATTACTAAATCAAAGTTTTATAAGGAATTAGACAAAACTTTAGGAGACCCGTTTTCTCAAAAAGCATCATTAGTTAATGAATATTTTCGCAGTAAAATATTTGGGACATCGGATTGGGAAGGTCTAAACCCAAATAATTGGGGCTCACTTATAGAATCATTAAGAAACAAAATAGCACATAGAGATATCATTCGTCCTTCTTTTAACAGTGATGAATCCATATTTGATAACATTTTGTTCAATTGGCCCACAATTCAAGGGATCACATATGATCGCTTTTGTCAATATATGCAGAACGGGATATTTACTTCATTTGTAAATCTATCTCCCATTCTGTACGAGTTGGAATGGAAATCAGGTCCATATATGCCAACTTTATGGGATTAAAAAACACCTACCATTATCTCAATACTTACAAC of Calditrichia bacterium contains these proteins:
- a CDS encoding class I SAM-dependent methyltransferase: MNINDAYNRWSDNYDQMENRTRDLDFQAMQDIVERLPFKTAVEIGCGTGKNTALLAKKASTVIAMDFSEGMLAKARQKVPAPNIEFVQADIAKTWPVADDFADFITCNLVLEHIENLDFVFSEAQRTLRNNGRFFVSELHPFKQYIGGKANFNNGEKDIVLTCFTHHISEFWQAALHNNLRCIELTERFIADDKTDVPRLVNLLFLKK
- a CDS encoding Na-K-Cl cotransporter, with amino-acid sequence MKATAEEVKTLLSGGNQENTGEPAGLKFGTFGGVFSPTVLTILGVIMYLRLGWVVGNAGLLGAIAIILLAKSITICTGLSMASITTNIKIGAGGAYSIIAKSLGLETGGSVGIPFYVSQTLSTALYIIGFTEGWLGFFPDHPPLLVGLATWLILMILAGVSTTFAIRIQYIIMLLIALSIASFLMMDSQPIAQPQLIGKFEDAGFWQVFAIFFPAVTGIMAGANMSGDLKDPRKSIPSGTLSAIGLTLIIYVALAYVLGAYIAPEDLRGNQMIMADTAFYRPIVLIGILAATFSSALGSIMGAPRILQALAEHKIVPLHDLFSKKTAGGEPRNAALFTGAVVVLALIPGNLDILATLITMFFLITYGMLNLVVFIQQSMKIISFRPTIRIPQFVSLFGAVGCIFMMFLINAVFSTVAIIIIILLYFWLTRKELHSEFGDIRGGMFLALAERASRVAAKYPRHQISWKPDLLLPIDDPKVWSGSLMFIRDITHPSGSIFAFTVSPNGREAQLQEIKNLLFPLKSQDIFVNAAVIENENFVRGAKSVIQTLHGGAFRPNILFLTLGNETSRDDDARQLIAEASRDELGILMLRQHPRVAFGMHKNINLWLREKSTNWHLAILISLYLQTNWGGKLNLVTTAESEADKQRMYDFLEHLSDMARLPSLTEYVVLQGNFREAIALAPRADVNIFGIGDEPSFDFMRNTSEWTNSSCLFVKDSGQESALV